Proteins encoded together in one Carassius auratus strain Wakin chromosome 32, ASM336829v1, whole genome shotgun sequence window:
- the LOC113051495 gene encoding DNA-binding protein RFX7-like isoform X1: MAEDQQQSGPGLGPLTLPSAVQGLHGTETNALQLKIKSSICKTVQSKVDCILQDVEKLTDIEKLYLYLKLPSGPSSGSEKNEQSSMSSSRTQQLHAFSWIRNHLEEHPETSLPKQEVYDEYKSYCDSLVYHALSAADFGKIMKNVFPSMKARRLGMRGKSKYCYSGLRKKAFVHMPSLPNLDLHKSGDGCEVFESTGQLSSAEDEVRMAACGLVCEWAQKVLSRQFDSVEDLARYLLNSHYIGTKSVAALTVMTGSPSGAKISIQSSAFAPTADAHSFQPQVKTLVSPSVDAKQQLQRKIQKKQQEQKLHSPLPGEAQARRADGGITPGAGTGIPCGSPALLSPQPIGIVVAAVSSPITVQRSRQLMSPSPVPMAAADSKVLPVNFQVVTQSVQPVKQCPKTPRNISASPISDRSARHRYAQILPKPSASSGITLRSPTLLITNSPIKTVMSTPHVSSVNVVKMTTISLGSNGSGTSTPADNPASNKVRPASAGIANLNNDPQPVTRVRSGSIAAMPSVLERSGCSTITTPVIDNKTNTEAIIGSSQELGGMSRLATCPDAVGGGVQWSGKLKPRAASVPNPLDKGSLGLDTLTGSQYNERTLLSVKTLAAGSNKTSNTNESILYQNTSSSQSTSGIAVVTASKDAVLASKSPHKRPGLSTDLSPTPVKKAHISVLPAGGSDGLKSNIMAKQIPRSSTPISPESAPLTAIGKATTGPVRNTGFQTVRRPQSIAQGRWEGASSITDYRVPVYSTASQDTSVGNIMFQTGCRPRSISQGRWEGSSIDIEGRAVVTRTVSAPGQALLQVTKNSQDLLVDQSDSSAVCELKSGFWNRELQDDTQQHQEMYGPQMVSEPKLSTSVMETLPENQASPSDQQVQMSDYGTQANLGYFPFNDDDMTQDSIVEELVQMEEQMKIKNSMQSFSNCVDSSLQGQQQTMQTTTMSTLQSNTMYYSSAHSCSTPIQTPTPTPTPTSEMIGSGQGLMHESPCSRLVPTTPVDSALGSSRQTPIGTPHSNCSSSVPPSPVECRNPFAFTPINSTITGYHDGSIVSSSPVKPMQRPMATHPDKTKLEWMNGGYNNSGGNSNNGISILPSYQDLVDDHFRKPHAFAIPGLTCQSQTRHHDSHISRLITISPVQQQVASMASLNKKEGFAVPAPLDNKVSTSSSGSGTFRCRSVSPAVRQRNLSGTQAPNVPHSVISPFNSPITTEMLNIFSNSDPDANISSMAQRSQSVPVTVMMQSEVLPMQAGQQMNAKNITNVLINKMDGDGDDSVRGLGINNMPSNYTARMNLTQILETTTVPSFPGSASHQALISPCSSAFESQKPGYLMRNAREEPMSFSVHESQAQSASEEHQLPQQLQQHLGRRQLPGQEPQSQDMLLPLQQNLRQHQHQQPLDLDRTIKDLLHEESLNAGSHLVGQGSELRAGSSEFPSDMRLTSELTGSINDLNTLDTNLLFDPSQQQGQYEDSTLEELKNDPLFQQICSETANSAGFDWLESKDQATVEMLG, from the exons CAAAACCGTACAATCAAAGGTGGATTGCATTTTG CAAGATGTGGAGAAACTTACAGACATTGAAAAACTCTACCTCTATCTCAAGTTGCCTTCTGGACCCAGCAGTGGCAGTGAGAaaaa TGAGCAGAGCTCCATGTCATCAAGTCGTACCCAGCAGTTGCATGCTTTTAGCTGGATTCGTAATCACCTTGAGGAGCACCCCGAAACATCGCTGCCTAAACAAGAGGTCTACGATGAGTACAA GAGTTACTGTGATAGTCTGGTGTATCACGCTCTCAGTGCTGCAGACTTTGGAAAGATCATGAAGAACGTCTTTCCTAGTATGAAGGCGCGTCGACTTGGCATGCGAGGCAAATCCAA GTATTGTTATAGTGGACTTAGAAAGAAGGCTTTTGTTCACATGCCATCTCTTCCAAACCTAGATCTTCACAAATCAGGTGATGGG TGTGAAGTGTTTGAATCTACTGGTCAACTGTCCAGTGCAGAAGATGAGGTGCGCATGGCTGCATGTGGTCTGGTGTGTGAGTGGGCACAGAAAGTGCTGAGTCGGCAGTTTGACAGTGTTGAGGATCTGGCTCGGTATCTTTTGAACAGCCACTACATCGGAACTAAGTCTGTGGCTGCTCTGACTGTGATGACCGGTTCCCCATCAG GAGCAAAGATTTCCATTCAGTCATCTGCATTTGCTCCCACAGCCGATGCACACTCATTCCAACCTCAGGTTAAAACCCTGGTCTCACCCTCGGTAGATGCCAAACAGCAGCTACAAAGGAAGATCCAGAAGAAGCAGCAagaacaaaaactgcattctccACTCCCTGGTGAAGCTCAGGCCAGGAGGGCAGATGGGGGCATAACTCCTGGGGCAGGGACAGGCATACCCTGTGGAAGTCCTGCTCTTCTCTCACCACAACCTATTGGTATTGTGGTTGCAGCTGTTTCCAGCCCCATCACG GTTCAGAGGAGCAGACAGTTGATGTCTCCTAGCCCTGTTCCCATGGCAGCTGCAGACAGCAAAGTTCTTCCTGTAAACTTTCAAGTGGTTACTCAGTCAGTGCAGCCTGTGAAGCAGTGCCCCAAGACACCTCGTAACATCTCGGCCAGTCCGATCAGTGACCGGTCAGCCCGTCACCGGTATGCCCAAATCCTGCCCAAACCATCTGCCTCAAGTGGCATCACCCTGCGCTCACCGACACTGCTCATCACTAACAGCCCCATTAAGACTGTAATGTCAACTCCACATGTCAGTTCGGTCAATGTAGTCAAGATGACAACCATATCTCTGGGCTCTAATGGCAGTGGGACCAGCACACCAGCCGATAACCCTGCCAGCAACAAAGTCAGACCTGCATCTGCTGGAATTGCCAACCTCAACAACGATCCACAGCCAGTCACACGTGTTCGCAGTGGGTCTATAGCTGCAATGCCATCTGTTTTGGAAAGATCCGGGTGCTCAACAATCACAACGCCAGTCATtgacaataaaacaaatactgaagcCATAATTGGAAGTAGTCAAGAGCTTGGTGGTATGAGTAGACTGGCAACCTGTCCGGACGCCGTTGGTGGTGGTGTACAATGGTCAGGAAAGCTCAAACCCAGAGCAGCTAGCGTACCCAATCCTCTTGACAAGGGCTCCCTGGGATTGGACACTCTAACAGGGTCCCAATACAATGAGCGGACACTACTTAGTGTCAAAACTCTGGCTGCTGGCAGCAATAAAACGTCCAACACTAATGAAAGCATTTTGTATCAAAACACAAGTAGCTCTCAGTCAACCAGTGGTATTGCAGTTGTGACAGCTTCCAAAGATGCAGTGTTGGCATCCAAGAGCCCTCACAAAAGACCTGGCTTATCCACCGATTTGAGCCCAACACCTGTTAAAAAAGCCCACATTTCTGTGCTACCAGCCGGTGGATCCGACGGACTAAAGTCAAACATAATGGCGAAGCAAATTCCAAGATCAAGTACTCCAATAAGTCCGGAAAGTGCACCTCTCACAGCCATAGGCAAAGCTACTACAGGTCCGGTCAGGAATACTGGCTTTCAGACAGTTCGCAGGCCACAAAGCATCGCCCAGGGAAGATGGGAAGGAGCTTCATCAATAACAGATTATAGAGTTCCTGTCTACTCTACAGCAAGTCAGGATACTTCAGTGGGAAATATCATGTTTCAGACTGGTTGCAGACCTCGAAGCATCTCCCAAGGGAGATGGGAAGGATCTTCAATAGATATCGAAGGTAGAGCTGTGGTCACCCGTACTGTTAGTGCTCCAGGTCAAGCATTGCTACAAGTAACAAAAAACTCACAGGATTTGCTTGTAGACCAGTCTGACTCTTCTGCAGTATGTGAACTAAAGAGTGGATTTTGGAATAGGGAGCTGCAAGATGACACTCAACAACATCAGGAAATGTATGGCCCGCAAATGGTGTCTGAGCCAAAGCTGTCCACCTCAGTGATGGAGACTCTTCCTGAAAATCAAGCCTCTCCTTCCGACCAACAGGTTCAAATGAGTGACTATGGAACCCAGGCCAACCTTGGCTACTTTCCCTTTAATGATGATGACATGACCCAGGATAGCATTGTTGAGGAACTTGTACAAATGGAAGAGcagatgaaaattaaaaatagcatgcaaagtttcagcaACTGTGTGGATAGTTCACTACAAGGCCAGCAACAAACCATGCAGACTACCACAATGTCTACCCTCCAGTCCAACACCATGTACTACAGCTCTGCTCATAGCTGTAGCACCCCAATCCAAACACCCACCCCAACTCCCACTCCCACTTCAGAGATGATAGGAAGTGGCCAGGGTTTGATGCATGAAAGCCCCTGTTCGCGCTTGGTCCCTACCACTCCAGTCGACAGTGCTCTTGGAAGTAGTCGACAAACTCCTATTGGAACTCCACACTCCAACTGCAGCAGTAGTGTCCCACCAAGCCCGGTGGAATGCAGGAACCCTTTTGCCTTTACTCCTATTAACTCCACCATTACTGGTTACCATGATGGAAGTATTGTCTCTTCAAGCCCCGTCAAACCCATGCAAAGACCAATGGCCACACATCCAGATAAGACTAAACTAGAATGGATGAATGGTGGGTACAATAACAGTGGTGGGAACTCCAACAATGGCATTAGCATTCTTCCGAGCTACCAAGACCTAGTAGATGACCACTTTCGAAAGCCTCATGCCTTCGCCATCCCAGGCCTGACCTGTCAGTCACAAACCAGACATCATGACTCCCATATTAGCCGCTTGATAACCATTTCGCCTGTCCAGCAGCAAGTGGCAAGCATGGCTAGCCTCAACAAGAAAGAGGGTTTTGCTGTCCCAGCACCCCTTGACAACAAGGTCAGCACTTCTTCTTCAGGGTCTGGAACATTTAGGTGCCGCAGCGTTAGCCCAGCAGTCAGGCAGCGCAATTTGAGTGGTACCCAAGCTCCCAATGTTCCCCACTCTGTGATCTCTCCTTTCAACTCACCCATAACAACTGAAATGCTAAACATCTTTTCTAACAGTGACCCTGATGCAAACATCAGCAGCATGGCACAGAGGAGTCAGTCTGTTCCTGTGACTGTGATGATGCAGTCTGAGGTTCTACCCATGCAAGCAGGCCAGCAGATGAATGCCAAAAATATCACCAATGTCTTGATCAACAAAATGGATGGCGATGGAGATGACTCTGTACGTGGCCTCGGAATCAACAACATGCCATCCAACTACACTGCCCGCATGAATCTCACCCAGATTCTGGAGACCACCACAGTGCCCAGCTTCCCTGGTAGTGCCAGCCACCAAGCTCTGATCTCGCCTTGTTCATCAGCCTTTGAGTCCCAGAAGCCTGGTTACCTCATGAGAAATGCCAGGGAGGAGCCGATGAGCTTCTCTGTACATGAAAGCCAAGCACAATCAGCCTCAGAGGAGCACCAACTGCCACAACAGCTGCAGCAGCACTTAGGTAGACGGCAGCTTCCTGGGCAGGAACCGCAGAGTCAGGACATGCTGTTGCCTCTACAGCAAAACCTCCGACAACATCAGCACCAGCAACCCTTGGATTTAGACCGAACTATTAAAGATCTTTTACATGAGGAAAGCTTGAATGCTGGCTCACATCTTGTGGGTCAAGGATCAGAGCTCCGTGCTGGGAGTTCAGAGTTTCCCAGTGATATGCGACTAACCTCTGAGCTCACTGGTAGCATAAATGACTTAAATACATTGGACACCAACCTTCTTTTTGACCCCAGTCAACAGCAAGGACAATATGAAGACTCGACACTGGAAGAACTGAAGAATGACCCACTTTTTCAACAGATATGCAGCGAGACTGCAAATTCTGCTGGCTTTGACTGGCTGGAAAGCAAAGACCAGGCAACAGTGGAAATGTTGGGTTAA
- the LOC113051495 gene encoding DNA-binding protein RFX7-like isoform X2 — MSSSRTQQLHAFSWIRNHLEEHPETSLPKQEVYDEYKSYCDSLVYHALSAADFGKIMKNVFPSMKARRLGMRGKSKYCYSGLRKKAFVHMPSLPNLDLHKSGDGCEVFESTGQLSSAEDEVRMAACGLVCEWAQKVLSRQFDSVEDLARYLLNSHYIGTKSVAALTVMTGSPSGAKISIQSSAFAPTADAHSFQPQVKTLVSPSVDAKQQLQRKIQKKQQEQKLHSPLPGEAQARRADGGITPGAGTGIPCGSPALLSPQPIGIVVAAVSSPITVQRSRQLMSPSPVPMAAADSKVLPVNFQVVTQSVQPVKQCPKTPRNISASPISDRSARHRYAQILPKPSASSGITLRSPTLLITNSPIKTVMSTPHVSSVNVVKMTTISLGSNGSGTSTPADNPASNKVRPASAGIANLNNDPQPVTRVRSGSIAAMPSVLERSGCSTITTPVIDNKTNTEAIIGSSQELGGMSRLATCPDAVGGGVQWSGKLKPRAASVPNPLDKGSLGLDTLTGSQYNERTLLSVKTLAAGSNKTSNTNESILYQNTSSSQSTSGIAVVTASKDAVLASKSPHKRPGLSTDLSPTPVKKAHISVLPAGGSDGLKSNIMAKQIPRSSTPISPESAPLTAIGKATTGPVRNTGFQTVRRPQSIAQGRWEGASSITDYRVPVYSTASQDTSVGNIMFQTGCRPRSISQGRWEGSSIDIEGRAVVTRTVSAPGQALLQVTKNSQDLLVDQSDSSAVCELKSGFWNRELQDDTQQHQEMYGPQMVSEPKLSTSVMETLPENQASPSDQQVQMSDYGTQANLGYFPFNDDDMTQDSIVEELVQMEEQMKIKNSMQSFSNCVDSSLQGQQQTMQTTTMSTLQSNTMYYSSAHSCSTPIQTPTPTPTPTSEMIGSGQGLMHESPCSRLVPTTPVDSALGSSRQTPIGTPHSNCSSSVPPSPVECRNPFAFTPINSTITGYHDGSIVSSSPVKPMQRPMATHPDKTKLEWMNGGYNNSGGNSNNGISILPSYQDLVDDHFRKPHAFAIPGLTCQSQTRHHDSHISRLITISPVQQQVASMASLNKKEGFAVPAPLDNKVSTSSSGSGTFRCRSVSPAVRQRNLSGTQAPNVPHSVISPFNSPITTEMLNIFSNSDPDANISSMAQRSQSVPVTVMMQSEVLPMQAGQQMNAKNITNVLINKMDGDGDDSVRGLGINNMPSNYTARMNLTQILETTTVPSFPGSASHQALISPCSSAFESQKPGYLMRNAREEPMSFSVHESQAQSASEEHQLPQQLQQHLGRRQLPGQEPQSQDMLLPLQQNLRQHQHQQPLDLDRTIKDLLHEESLNAGSHLVGQGSELRAGSSEFPSDMRLTSELTGSINDLNTLDTNLLFDPSQQQGQYEDSTLEELKNDPLFQQICSETANSAGFDWLESKDQATVEMLG; from the exons ATGTCATCAAGTCGTACCCAGCAGTTGCATGCTTTTAGCTGGATTCGTAATCACCTTGAGGAGCACCCCGAAACATCGCTGCCTAAACAAGAGGTCTACGATGAGTACAA GAGTTACTGTGATAGTCTGGTGTATCACGCTCTCAGTGCTGCAGACTTTGGAAAGATCATGAAGAACGTCTTTCCTAGTATGAAGGCGCGTCGACTTGGCATGCGAGGCAAATCCAA GTATTGTTATAGTGGACTTAGAAAGAAGGCTTTTGTTCACATGCCATCTCTTCCAAACCTAGATCTTCACAAATCAGGTGATGGG TGTGAAGTGTTTGAATCTACTGGTCAACTGTCCAGTGCAGAAGATGAGGTGCGCATGGCTGCATGTGGTCTGGTGTGTGAGTGGGCACAGAAAGTGCTGAGTCGGCAGTTTGACAGTGTTGAGGATCTGGCTCGGTATCTTTTGAACAGCCACTACATCGGAACTAAGTCTGTGGCTGCTCTGACTGTGATGACCGGTTCCCCATCAG GAGCAAAGATTTCCATTCAGTCATCTGCATTTGCTCCCACAGCCGATGCACACTCATTCCAACCTCAGGTTAAAACCCTGGTCTCACCCTCGGTAGATGCCAAACAGCAGCTACAAAGGAAGATCCAGAAGAAGCAGCAagaacaaaaactgcattctccACTCCCTGGTGAAGCTCAGGCCAGGAGGGCAGATGGGGGCATAACTCCTGGGGCAGGGACAGGCATACCCTGTGGAAGTCCTGCTCTTCTCTCACCACAACCTATTGGTATTGTGGTTGCAGCTGTTTCCAGCCCCATCACG GTTCAGAGGAGCAGACAGTTGATGTCTCCTAGCCCTGTTCCCATGGCAGCTGCAGACAGCAAAGTTCTTCCTGTAAACTTTCAAGTGGTTACTCAGTCAGTGCAGCCTGTGAAGCAGTGCCCCAAGACACCTCGTAACATCTCGGCCAGTCCGATCAGTGACCGGTCAGCCCGTCACCGGTATGCCCAAATCCTGCCCAAACCATCTGCCTCAAGTGGCATCACCCTGCGCTCACCGACACTGCTCATCACTAACAGCCCCATTAAGACTGTAATGTCAACTCCACATGTCAGTTCGGTCAATGTAGTCAAGATGACAACCATATCTCTGGGCTCTAATGGCAGTGGGACCAGCACACCAGCCGATAACCCTGCCAGCAACAAAGTCAGACCTGCATCTGCTGGAATTGCCAACCTCAACAACGATCCACAGCCAGTCACACGTGTTCGCAGTGGGTCTATAGCTGCAATGCCATCTGTTTTGGAAAGATCCGGGTGCTCAACAATCACAACGCCAGTCATtgacaataaaacaaatactgaagcCATAATTGGAAGTAGTCAAGAGCTTGGTGGTATGAGTAGACTGGCAACCTGTCCGGACGCCGTTGGTGGTGGTGTACAATGGTCAGGAAAGCTCAAACCCAGAGCAGCTAGCGTACCCAATCCTCTTGACAAGGGCTCCCTGGGATTGGACACTCTAACAGGGTCCCAATACAATGAGCGGACACTACTTAGTGTCAAAACTCTGGCTGCTGGCAGCAATAAAACGTCCAACACTAATGAAAGCATTTTGTATCAAAACACAAGTAGCTCTCAGTCAACCAGTGGTATTGCAGTTGTGACAGCTTCCAAAGATGCAGTGTTGGCATCCAAGAGCCCTCACAAAAGACCTGGCTTATCCACCGATTTGAGCCCAACACCTGTTAAAAAAGCCCACATTTCTGTGCTACCAGCCGGTGGATCCGACGGACTAAAGTCAAACATAATGGCGAAGCAAATTCCAAGATCAAGTACTCCAATAAGTCCGGAAAGTGCACCTCTCACAGCCATAGGCAAAGCTACTACAGGTCCGGTCAGGAATACTGGCTTTCAGACAGTTCGCAGGCCACAAAGCATCGCCCAGGGAAGATGGGAAGGAGCTTCATCAATAACAGATTATAGAGTTCCTGTCTACTCTACAGCAAGTCAGGATACTTCAGTGGGAAATATCATGTTTCAGACTGGTTGCAGACCTCGAAGCATCTCCCAAGGGAGATGGGAAGGATCTTCAATAGATATCGAAGGTAGAGCTGTGGTCACCCGTACTGTTAGTGCTCCAGGTCAAGCATTGCTACAAGTAACAAAAAACTCACAGGATTTGCTTGTAGACCAGTCTGACTCTTCTGCAGTATGTGAACTAAAGAGTGGATTTTGGAATAGGGAGCTGCAAGATGACACTCAACAACATCAGGAAATGTATGGCCCGCAAATGGTGTCTGAGCCAAAGCTGTCCACCTCAGTGATGGAGACTCTTCCTGAAAATCAAGCCTCTCCTTCCGACCAACAGGTTCAAATGAGTGACTATGGAACCCAGGCCAACCTTGGCTACTTTCCCTTTAATGATGATGACATGACCCAGGATAGCATTGTTGAGGAACTTGTACAAATGGAAGAGcagatgaaaattaaaaatagcatgcaaagtttcagcaACTGTGTGGATAGTTCACTACAAGGCCAGCAACAAACCATGCAGACTACCACAATGTCTACCCTCCAGTCCAACACCATGTACTACAGCTCTGCTCATAGCTGTAGCACCCCAATCCAAACACCCACCCCAACTCCCACTCCCACTTCAGAGATGATAGGAAGTGGCCAGGGTTTGATGCATGAAAGCCCCTGTTCGCGCTTGGTCCCTACCACTCCAGTCGACAGTGCTCTTGGAAGTAGTCGACAAACTCCTATTGGAACTCCACACTCCAACTGCAGCAGTAGTGTCCCACCAAGCCCGGTGGAATGCAGGAACCCTTTTGCCTTTACTCCTATTAACTCCACCATTACTGGTTACCATGATGGAAGTATTGTCTCTTCAAGCCCCGTCAAACCCATGCAAAGACCAATGGCCACACATCCAGATAAGACTAAACTAGAATGGATGAATGGTGGGTACAATAACAGTGGTGGGAACTCCAACAATGGCATTAGCATTCTTCCGAGCTACCAAGACCTAGTAGATGACCACTTTCGAAAGCCTCATGCCTTCGCCATCCCAGGCCTGACCTGTCAGTCACAAACCAGACATCATGACTCCCATATTAGCCGCTTGATAACCATTTCGCCTGTCCAGCAGCAAGTGGCAAGCATGGCTAGCCTCAACAAGAAAGAGGGTTTTGCTGTCCCAGCACCCCTTGACAACAAGGTCAGCACTTCTTCTTCAGGGTCTGGAACATTTAGGTGCCGCAGCGTTAGCCCAGCAGTCAGGCAGCGCAATTTGAGTGGTACCCAAGCTCCCAATGTTCCCCACTCTGTGATCTCTCCTTTCAACTCACCCATAACAACTGAAATGCTAAACATCTTTTCTAACAGTGACCCTGATGCAAACATCAGCAGCATGGCACAGAGGAGTCAGTCTGTTCCTGTGACTGTGATGATGCAGTCTGAGGTTCTACCCATGCAAGCAGGCCAGCAGATGAATGCCAAAAATATCACCAATGTCTTGATCAACAAAATGGATGGCGATGGAGATGACTCTGTACGTGGCCTCGGAATCAACAACATGCCATCCAACTACACTGCCCGCATGAATCTCACCCAGATTCTGGAGACCACCACAGTGCCCAGCTTCCCTGGTAGTGCCAGCCACCAAGCTCTGATCTCGCCTTGTTCATCAGCCTTTGAGTCCCAGAAGCCTGGTTACCTCATGAGAAATGCCAGGGAGGAGCCGATGAGCTTCTCTGTACATGAAAGCCAAGCACAATCAGCCTCAGAGGAGCACCAACTGCCACAACAGCTGCAGCAGCACTTAGGTAGACGGCAGCTTCCTGGGCAGGAACCGCAGAGTCAGGACATGCTGTTGCCTCTACAGCAAAACCTCCGACAACATCAGCACCAGCAACCCTTGGATTTAGACCGAACTATTAAAGATCTTTTACATGAGGAAAGCTTGAATGCTGGCTCACATCTTGTGGGTCAAGGATCAGAGCTCCGTGCTGGGAGTTCAGAGTTTCCCAGTGATATGCGACTAACCTCTGAGCTCACTGGTAGCATAAATGACTTAAATACATTGGACACCAACCTTCTTTTTGACCCCAGTCAACAGCAAGGACAATATGAAGACTCGACACTGGAAGAACTGAAGAATGACCCACTTTTTCAACAGATATGCAGCGAGACTGCAAATTCTGCTGGCTTTGACTGGCTGGAAAGCAAAGACCAGGCAACAGTGGAAATGTTGGGTTAA